In Columba livia isolate bColLiv1 breed racing homer chromosome 20, bColLiv1.pat.W.v2, whole genome shotgun sequence, a genomic segment contains:
- the RNFT1 gene encoding E3 ubiquitin-protein ligase RNFT1, with protein sequence MAPPLPPHPLGLGNGGGERPGQPRRAGGADRLMRRHSSKNLDQKKNPTMQPSYGHLHNVQGSGDDSSSSQSAHAARLSGESSCHQSDVRIQLNSTVGEARENAGAGHSRAGFQSHSHGHAQGEARALEDSAPELEEHGSSSLSELKYLLRWLHKSLPYIVILCVKLIMQHIIGISVGIGLLTTYMYANKSIVNQVFLRERCSKLQCAWLLVYLTGSSLLLYYTFHSQSLYYSLIFLNPTVDFMNFWEVLWIVGVTDFILKFLFMGFKCLILLVPAFMMSFKSKGYWYMLLEELCQYYRMFVPIPVWFRFLIGYGEPDSGQTSTLGILLGLLYLILKLLSFFGQLGNFRQVLRIFCTRPNYGVPASKRQCSESDDICSICQAEFQKPILLLCQHTFCEECISLWFNREKTCPLCRTVISDHVNKWKDGATSMHLQIF encoded by the exons atggctcctcctcttcctccccacccaCTCGGCCTCGGCAATGGAGGCGGCGAGCGGCCTGGGCAGccccggcgggcggggggcgccgACCGCCTGATGAG GAGACACAGTAGCAAGAATCtggaccagaaaaaaaatcccaccatgCAACCAAGCTACGGCCATCTCCACAACGTCCAAGGGAGCGGGGACGACTCTTCCTCTTCTCAGAGCGCCCACGCAGCGAGGTTGTCAGGAGAGAGCTCGTGCCATCAGAGCGATGTTCGCATCCAGCTGAACTCTACGGTGGGAGAAGCCAGAGAAAACGCGGGTGCCGGGCACTCCCGGGCAGGTTTCCAAAGTCACTCACACGGACATGCCCAGGGAGAAGCAAGGGCGCTCGAGGATTCCGCTCCGGAGTTGGAGGAACacggcagcagctccctgtccgAGCTCAAATACCTGCTCCGATGGCTGCACAAAAGTCTGCCGTATATCGTGATTCTGTGTGTCAAACTGATCATGCAGCATATAATTG GCATTTCTGTTGGAATTGGGCTGCTAACAACTTATATGTATGCAAACAAAAGCATAGTAAATCAGGTTTTTCTAAGA GAGCGGTGCTCCAAGCTGCAATGTGCTTGGTTACTCGTATACCTGACTGGATCATCTCTCCTCCTCTATTACACCTTTCATTCTCAGTCACTGTATTACAG CTTAATCTTCTTAAATCCTACTGTGGATTTTATGAACTTCTGGGAGGTACTTTGGATTGTGGGAgtcacagactttattctgaaATTCCTCTTCATGGGCTTCAAGTGCTTGATTCTCTTGGTGCCTGCTTTTATGATGTCCTTTAAATCCAAG GGCTACTGGTACATGCTGTTAGAAGAACTCTGCCAGTATTACCGTATGTTTGTCCCCATACCAGTTTGGTTCCGTTTTCTTATTGGCTATGGGGAGCCGGACAGCGGGCAAACATCGACCCTTGGGATATTGCTGGGCCTTCTCTACCTCATCCTAAAA CTTTTGAGTTTTTTTGGACAACTGGGGAACTTCAGGCAGGTCTTACGGATATTTTGCACACGACCA AACTATGGGGTGCCAGCTAGCAAGAGACAGTGTTCTGAGTCGGATGATATTTGTTCAATCTGCCAAGCTGAATTTCAGAAGCCTATTCTGCTTCTCTGTCAG CACACATTTTGTGAAGAATGCATCTCTTTATGGTTTAATAGAGAAAAAACGTGTCCACTCTGCAGAACTGTTATTTCAGACCATGTTAACAAGTGGAAGGATGGAGCTACATCTATGCATCTACAGATTTTCTAA
- the RPS6KB1 gene encoding ribosomal protein S6 kinase beta-1 — MAGVFDIDLDQPEDAGSDEELEEGGQLSESMDHGGVGQYDLGMEHCEKFEISETSVNRGPEKIRPECFELLRVLGKGGYGKVFQVRKVTGANTGKIFAMKVLKKAMIVRNAKDTAHTKAERNILEEVKHPFIVDLIYAFQTGGKLYLILEYLSGGELFMQLEREGIFMEDTACFYLAEISMALGHLHQKGIIYRDLKPENIMLNHQGHVKLTDFGLCKESIHDGTVTHTFCGTIEYMAPEILMRSGHNRAVDWWSLGALMYDMLTGAPPFTGENRKKTIDKILKCKLNLPPYLTQEARDLLKKLLKRNAASRLGAGPGDAGEVQAHPFFRHINWDELLARKVEPPFKPLLQSEEDVSQFDSKFTRQTPVDSPDDSTLSESANQVFLGFTYVAPSVLESVKEKFSFEPKIRSPRRFIGSPRTPVSPVKFSPGEFWGRGASASASNTQPPVEYPMETSGIEQMDVTVCGEASAPLPIRQPNSGPYKKQAFPMISKRPEHLRMNL, encoded by the exons CGGCATGGAGCATTGTGAGAAATTTGAGATTTCAGAAACTAGTGTAAACAGAGGTCCAGAAAAGATCCGGCCCGAGTGCTTTGAGTTACTGCGCGTGCTGGGCAAAGGCGGCTACGGAAAG GTGTTTCAAGTACGAAAAGTAACTGGAGCAAACACCGGGAAGATATTTGCCATGAAAGTTCTTAAAAAG GCAATGATTGTAAGGAACGCAAAGGATACAGCCCATACAAAGGCAGAGCGGAATATACTGGAGGAAGTGAAACATCCCTTCATCGTAGACTTAATTTATGCCTTTCAGACTGGTGGGAAACTCTACCTCATCCTTGAGTATCTCAGTG GAGGAGAACTATTTATGCAGTTAGAGAGAGAAGGGATATTTATGGAAGACACAGCTTG cttttacTTGGCAGAAATCTCAATGGCACTGGGGCACTTGCATCAGAAAGGAATCATCTATCGTGATCTGAAGCCAGAAAATATCATGCTTAATCATCAAG GTCATGTAAAATTGACTGACTTCGGGTTATGTAAAGAATCTATTCACGATGGAACAgtcacacacacattctgtggAACAATTGAATACAT GGCCCCTGAAATCTTGATGAGGAGTGGGCATAATCGTGCTGTGGACTGGTGGAGTTTGGGGGCATTAATGTATGACATGCTGACTGGAGCA CCTCCTTTCACTGgggagaacagaaagaaaacgaTTGACAAGATTCTCAAGTGTAAACTCAACTTGCCTCCCTACCTCACACAAGAAGCCAGAGATCTGCTTAAAAAG CTGCTAAAAAGAAACGCTGCCTCACGTCTAGGAGCTGGTCCTGGAGATGCTGGAGAAGTTCAG GCTCACCCGTTCTTCAGACACATTAACTGGGATGAGCTGTTGGCACGGAAGGTGGAACCTCCTTTTAAACCCTTATTG caATCTGAAGAGGATGTGAGCCAGTTTGATTCAAAGTTTACACGTCAGACACCTGTTGATAGCCCAGATGACTCTACTCTCAGTGAAAGTGCCAACCAGGTCTTTCTG GGTTTTACGTATGTGGCTCCATCCGTACTTGAAAGCGTAAAAgagaaattttcttttgaacCAAAAATCCGCTCACCTCGCAGATTCATCGGTAGCCCTCGGACACCAGTCAG CCCTGTAAAGTTTTCCCCTGGGGAATTCTGGGGAAGAGGTGCTTCTGCCAGCGCATCAAATACTCAGCCACCTGTGGAATATCCAATGGAGACAAGTGGAATAGAACAAATGGATGTGACAGTCTGTGGAGAGGCCTCAGCACCACTTCCAATCCGGCAACCAAACTCTGGGCCATATAAAAAACAAGCTTTTCCCATGATTTCCAAACGACCAGAGCACTTGCGCATGAATCTATGA